The Trichocoleus desertorum ATA4-8-CV12 genome contains the following window.
CGACTGATGCCAGTATGTAACCGCTGCGTTGCGGGCGAAGTTCTCCATTTCGCTTCGACCGAGTTTGCCTGGCAGCGCTTCACGTTTCACCAGCTTCTCGAAGACGGTACTATTGCCGAGGTCACGGCAAAGTTCGATGTTGGTGAATGCGGCTTTCAGGTCATCGGGGTGCGACAGAGTATTTGCATCGATTACCACCAGATCCTTTACGTCAGGGCCGGAAAGCCTCACCGTGCCCCGGCTTTTAGGGTGCGCCAGACCCGCAAACATCGTCCAACCGTTCGCTGGAACCCCAAGGTGAGCCGTATCCGCGCTAGGCACCGGAAACTCAACCTGGCAGTGAAACATATCGGGCTGCTTGAGGTTGGGATCACTCGTCCAGTACAGAGTGGCTTCCGAGCCGCCATTTCCGATCGTCTGAGGCTCACGGTATTCAAAGATGCAGCCAAACGAAACGTGGTCTTGATGATTCTGTCCAACCCCAGGAAGGTGCTGAACAACGGGTATTCCGTGCCTGCGAAGTTCCTCTTCCGGCCCGATTCCCGATTGGAGGAGAACCTTCGGCGTATTGATTGCGCCGAGAGAGAGTATGACTTCCTCCGAAGCGTAGTACTGATTGCGTCTGCCATCCTGGATCACCTCAACTCCGATGACCGACCGACCATCAAAGATAAGCTTGCTGACCATAGTGTGAGTCAAGACCGATAAGTTCGGCTGATTCAGAAGAGGATAGACATACGATCGAAAGATGGAAGAGCGATGTCCGTTCCGGATAATTAGATCGTT
Protein-coding sequences here:
- a CDS encoding GMC family oxidoreductase translates to MVTKHYDFIVCGAGPAGSVIAARLAEDKQVNVLLIEAGGTDEVPEVMTPAQWPLNLGSERDWAFVAQPNPHLKGRSIPLNMGKVLGGGSSINVMVWARGHKNDWNYFAEASGDPAWGYESVLEIYRRIENWQGASDPVRRGTGGPVHVESADNPQPIAQAMVEAANSIGIPRFESPNGEMMEGRGGAAINDLIIRNGHRSSIFRSYVYPLLNQPNLSVLTHTMVSKLIFDGRSVIGVEVIQDGRRNQYYASEEVILSLGAINTPKVLLQSGIGPEEELRRHGIPVVQHLPGVGQNHQDHVSFGCIFEYREPQTIGNGGSEATLYWTSDPNLKQPDMFHCQVEFPVPSADTAHLGVPANGWTMFAGLAHPKSRGTVRLSGPDVKDLVVIDANTLSHPDDLKAAFTNIELCRDLGNSTVFEKLVKREALPGKLGRSEMENFARNAAVTYWHQSCTAKMGQDSMSVVDGKLKVYGINKLRVADASIMPEITSGNTMAPCVVIGERAADILKKAHRMTSYQAVEVAG